The Alcaligenes aquatilis genome contains the following window.
GGCCTGACGGCTCAGGCCCAGGTTCCATAAACGGTTCAAGGCAATCAAGGTCGTGGCCGCATCGCTGGAGCCACCGCCCATCCCTGCTCCTGAAGGAATGTTCTTGATACAAGAGATGTCTACGCCTTGCCGGGTGCCTGTCGCTTGTTGCAGGGCGCGAGCGGCTTTGATCACCAGATCCTGTTCAGGCTCTACATCACTCAAGGTGCTGTGTGTCCGATGGATCTGCCCGTCGCTGCGTGGCACAAAGCTTAGGTAATCATTCAGATCGACGAAACGAAAGGCGGTTTGCAAAAAGTGATAGCCGTCTTCACGACGCCCGGTAACGTGCAAAAACAGATTGATCTTGGCCGGAGCCGGGACGTTGTAGAGCGCCATTACACAAACCTGCTCGGGCTTTACTGATCCACAACCAAACGCACGCTGATGGAGCGGTTGGCTTCGTGTCGATTCAATTGCAGCAAACGCGGGCCTTGTTCGTCGTAACGCGACAGCGTCACACGCCAGCCGGACTGCTCGAAACTGCTCAGCTTTTGTTGATCGTCTCTGCGCTCGCGTTGAACAGGGGCACTGCCCGTGCGGCCATGCAGCCAGTCACGCAAGCCTGCCACAGGAACGGGACTGCCCAAAACCTGTTCAACCAGGGCATCGGGATGGGAGGCAACTTCCTGACTGCCATCCGTGCGCTCCAGCAGGGCCTGACCTGGCAACACCCAGACACGCGCCAAGGTATTGCCCAAAGGATTGCTCAGGTCCAACATCAGCTTGCGACCATCATCGCGCCAGGAAAAGCCCCCCTGCACAGCCTCCACCTGGGAACTGGAGTGAGTCACGCTCAGCGCAAAGCGACCGGAACGAGACAAAGCGCTTGCCGCTTGGGACGCATCTGCTGCATTGCCAACATCGGGTTTGGGCGGTGTCGCACATGCGCTTAGCAAGGCAAACAGGACCAAGGCCCCTGCCCGGTTCCAGACTCGCTGTTTCAAGATACTCACGGCAGCGGTACTCCCAGACGCTTAATGGTTTCTTTCAACGTTCGGTTTTCGGCGTCCTTGCTCAGAGCAGCCCGAAATACCAGCATGGCATCATCACGACGGCCTTTTACCCACAGCACTTCACCCAGATGGGCGGCAACGTCAGCTTCAGGCAGGCGTTCGTAGGAGCGCTGCAAATACTCCAGTGCCGCTTGCAGATCACCCATACGGAACAGGTACCAACCTACGCTATCCAGAATATAGGGATTGTCCGGCTCCAGCTCCATCGCGCGTTCCAGCAAGTCCTGAGCCTCGTCCATGCGACGATTCTGATCCGCATAGGTGTAGCCCAAGGCGTTATACGCATTGGCATGGTCCGGGCGCAGTTCAATGACACGACGCATCAAGGCTTCAAACTTGTCGTGCTTGGCACGCTGCTCGTACAGCATGGCCAGGTTGTATTTGATCTCAGCGCTATCGGGCAACTCACGATCGGCGCGCTCCAGCACTTCCAGCGCCTGATCGGTACGACCGCTCTCTTGGTAAATAGAGGAATACGTCAAAGCCACGACGACCTGTTCACTCATATCGCGTGGACGAGAGTTTTCCAAGGTAAGACGTGCTTGCGGCAGATTCCCTTGGCGGGCTTGCAGGACGGCTTTATGAATCTGGGCCTGAAAACGCAGCGCCGGTTCTTCTATCAAATCCAATTGACGAATCGCCTCGTTCATATCGCCTTGGGCTTCAGCGATTTGCACCAACGACAAACGCGCTTCGGAAATACTGGCCAAGGCGGTGTTAACGGCATCGTTCAAGGACTGGCGTCGCTGCTGCTGAACCGCAATATATTGCTCCAGCAATTTACGGGCTTGGTCATACTCTTTGGCACGAATATGAATTTCAGCCTGGGTATACAACAGATCAAAATCTTCGGGATTGGCACGCTGCAAGGCCCCCACAATAGCCTGGGCTTCGCCAAACTGCTGGCGCTCAACCAGACGGTTGGCCAGCAATAGTTGCAGCTTGCGGCTGTCCGGGTTGTCTCGCACAAAAACGCGGGCACTTTGCAAAGCAGCCGAAGGATCAACTTTGATACCGTATTCCAGCACGCGCTGCGCGGCCGCTTCAGAATGTGGGTCCAGTTTCAGGGCTTCACGCGCTTCACGTTCCGCACGGTTCACATCACCGGCACTCCAGGCGGTGTCTGCCAAAGCCAGACGAGCGATAGGCAAGGAACGTACGGGCTGCTGCAAGGCCTTGTCCAGCACTTCCAGCGCTAGACGACGATCCACCATTTTGCTGACCATGCTCATGGCCTGCACCACGGCTTGCTCTTTATCCTGGGCACGGGAGATACGCAGCCACAAGGCATCGGCCAAACCTTCAGTCTGACCGCTGGAGGCTTCCAGCGCCAGGGCCGTCGCTTTGGCTTCGGGATCGTTGGGGGCCAGCAAAGCCCATTCTTTGGCCGCACGCAGCGCACGGCCTAAATCACGATCGGCCATGGCGTACTGAAAGGCACTTTGAGCCAGGCGCGGATCGCTGGTATCTCTTGCCAAAGCAAGAAACGTCTGGCTGGCAATATCATATTCACCGCGCGTCGCGGCGATCTCAGCAACCAAAATGCGATACAGAATATCCGGGGTCAAACCGACCAAGGGCAATTGCCCACTACGCAAACGGATGGTGTCTGCTGGCGGCTCCGCCTTGAGGATGGGAAGAGAGGTTTGTGCTTGCGCCGAAACCGCTGCAAGCAACGACATCAGGCCCAGCTTTAGTGCTAAGGTCAGAGCATTCATCCAGAAAAACCCGTGCCCTGATACGCGCGAGAAAACGCCCGATGGCACAATAAAGGAATCAGATTTGTTGATGGTATCACCCCCCCATGCCTGAACTGCCAGAAGTTGAAACAACTCGTCGCGGAATTGCGACGCTTATCCAGGGAAAAAATGTCCGACAATTCCTGGTTCACGAGCCTCGTCTGCGCTGGCCCGTGCCTGCCTGTTTACCGCAATGGATTGAAGGCCAGGCCGTCAACAATTGCACGCGTCGAGGCAAATACTTGTTGTTGCATTTTGAACAAGGCGTCCAGATCATCCATTTAGGCATGTCCGGCTCCTTGCGTCGTGTGGATCAGAACGAAGAACGCCGCAAACATGATCATGCGGAATGGATTTTTGATCAGGCCCGCTTCCTGCTGCACGACCCACGACGGTTTGGTGCGATATTATGGCACGCCCATAGGGACGGCCCTCTGGAAAACCACCCTTTACTACGTACTTTAGGGATCGAACCGTTTGATCCCTTGTTCACCCCGCAATACCTGCACCGCTACTTGCAAGGACGACGCATCGCCATCAAGCAAGCTCTACTGGGCGGCAAGATTGTGGTGGGGGTAGGCAATATTTATGCGTCCGAGTCCCTGTTCCTGGCCGGTATTCACCCCGAACTGCCTGCCGGTGAGGTCTCCTTGCATCGCTGCGAAAAACTGCATTCGGCCATCTTGAGCACCTTGCAATCTGCTCTGGACTCAGGCGGCAGCACCTTGCGCGATTACGTCAACGCCAGTGGCGAACCGGGTGCCTACTTCGATATTCACGCCAATGTGTATGAGCGTGTGGGCAAACCCTGCACTCGCTGCCAACAGCCTATCAAACGGATAGTCCAAGGCCAACGCGCAACGTATTACTGCTCGCGCTGCCAGCGCCGCTAAGCCTCCTCTCCCCCCTCTCTAAAACACCTGATGCCCAATAAGGCAGGCAGGCGCTCGTCTGCCTGTTTCCCATTAAGCCTGCCCTATTCAGGTATTCACCTATATCTAACTGATTCACCATAAACTAATCTGACACTATCCCTATCGACTGTGGAGTCATTTTCATGAGCAAGTCCTTCGCCTCGCATAACGACCTGGAAGACAAAGTCGTTGCCTTTGAAAAACTGTCCGACAACGCCTACGCCTATACGGCTGAAGGTGATCCCAACACGGGCATCATCATTGGTGACGAGGCCATTATGGTGATCGACACCCAGGCCACGCCTGTCATGGCTGAAGACGTGATTCGCCGCATCCGTGAAGTCAGCGACAAGCCCATCAAGTATGTCTTGCTGTCGCACTACCACGCCGTACGTGTGTTGGGCGCCTCGGCCTACGACGCCCAGGAAATCCTGGCCAGCCGCGACACCTACGACTTGATTGTGGAGCGCGGCGAGCAAGACAAGGCCAGCGAAATTGGCCGCTTCCCCCGCTTGTTCCGCAATGCCGAGTCCATTCCCCCCGGCCTGACCTGGCCCACCATGACCTTTGAAGGTCACATGACGGTAGAACTGGGCAATCTGGAAGTACACCTGATGCAAGTGGGCCGTGGCCACACCAAGGGCGACACCATTGCCTGGCTGCCCAAGCAGAAAATCCTGTTCGCCGGTGACCTGGTTGAATACCAATCCACCCCTTACGCCGGCGACTGCTACTTCCGCGAATGGCCCCGCACACTGGATCGCCTGGGCGAGTTCAACGCTGAACAAATGGTGCCAGGCCGTGGCCCGGCACTGAAAAATGCCACCGAGGTGCGTCAGGCGCTGGCCGGCACACGCGCATTTTTGACAGACCTGTACGCCAGCGTGCAGCAAGGCGCGGCAGCCGGTAAAGATCTAAAGACCATTTACCGCGAAACCTACGATTTCATGAAGCCTCGCTACGCAGACTGGGTCATTTTTGATCACTGCATGCCCTTTGACGTGTCCCGTGCCTACGACGAAGTCAACGGTCACGAAGACCCACGCATCTGGACTGCCGAGCGCGATCTGGAAATGTGGAAACAGCTCGAAGGTCAGTAAGACGCAAGGCCAGGGAGAAAGAAAATGGGAGACATTAATTACCAGACCCTGGAGCTGACGCAAGCGCCCCCACCGGCTACCCATGCCCGCCACCCGGTGGTGGTGGTGGGTGCTGGCCCGGTGGGGCTGACCATGGCTCTGGATCTGGCGGCCAAAGGCCACCAGGTCGTGATTCTGGACGACGACACCAGTCTGTCCAAGGGATCACGGGCCATTTGCTTTGCCAAACGCACTCTGGATATCTGGGACCGATTGGGCGTGGGCTCACGCATGATGGACAAAGGCGTGTCCTGGAATGTGGGCAAGGTTTTTTTCCGCAACCAGGAAGTCTGGAGCTTTAATCTGCGGCCCGAAGAAGGCCACCAGCGCCCTGCCTTTATCAATTTGCAGCAGTACTACTGCGAAGGCTATCTATACGAGGCCGTCTGCGCCCAG
Protein-coding sequences here:
- a CDS encoding outer membrane lipoprotein LolB, which encodes MSILKQRVWNRAGALVLFALLSACATPPKPDVGNAADASQAASALSRSGRFALSVTHSSSQVEAVQGGFSWRDDGRKLMLDLSNPLGNTLARVWVLPGQALLERTDGSQEVASHPDALVEQVLGSPVPVAGLRDWLHGRTGSAPVQRERRDDQQKLSSFEQSGWRVTLSRYDEQGPRLLQLNRHEANRSISVRLVVDQ
- a CDS encoding tetratricopeptide repeat protein; this encodes MSLLAAVSAQAQTSLPILKAEPPADTIRLRSGQLPLVGLTPDILYRILVAEIAATRGEYDIASQTFLALARDTSDPRLAQSAFQYAMADRDLGRALRAAKEWALLAPNDPEAKATALALEASSGQTEGLADALWLRISRAQDKEQAVVQAMSMVSKMVDRRLALEVLDKALQQPVRSLPIARLALADTAWSAGDVNRAEREAREALKLDPHSEAAAQRVLEYGIKVDPSAALQSARVFVRDNPDSRKLQLLLANRLVERQQFGEAQAIVGALQRANPEDFDLLYTQAEIHIRAKEYDQARKLLEQYIAVQQQRRQSLNDAVNTALASISEARLSLVQIAEAQGDMNEAIRQLDLIEEPALRFQAQIHKAVLQARQGNLPQARLTLENSRPRDMSEQVVVALTYSSIYQESGRTDQALEVLERADRELPDSAEIKYNLAMLYEQRAKHDKFEALMRRVIELRPDHANAYNALGYTYADQNRRMDEAQDLLERAMELEPDNPYILDSVGWYLFRMGDLQAALEYLQRSYERLPEADVAAHLGEVLWVKGRRDDAMLVFRAALSKDAENRTLKETIKRLGVPLP
- the mutM gene encoding bifunctional DNA-formamidopyrimidine glycosylase/DNA-(apurinic or apyrimidinic site) lyase; translation: MPELPEVETTRRGIATLIQGKNVRQFLVHEPRLRWPVPACLPQWIEGQAVNNCTRRGKYLLLHFEQGVQIIHLGMSGSLRRVDQNEERRKHDHAEWIFDQARFLLHDPRRFGAILWHAHRDGPLENHPLLRTLGIEPFDPLFTPQYLHRYLQGRRIAIKQALLGGKIVVGVGNIYASESLFLAGIHPELPAGEVSLHRCEKLHSAILSTLQSALDSGGSTLRDYVNASGEPGAYFDIHANVYERVGKPCTRCQQPIKRIVQGQRATYYCSRCQRR
- a CDS encoding MBL fold metallo-hydrolase; amino-acid sequence: MSKSFASHNDLEDKVVAFEKLSDNAYAYTAEGDPNTGIIIGDEAIMVIDTQATPVMAEDVIRRIREVSDKPIKYVLLSHYHAVRVLGASAYDAQEILASRDTYDLIVERGEQDKASEIGRFPRLFRNAESIPPGLTWPTMTFEGHMTVELGNLEVHLMQVGRGHTKGDTIAWLPKQKILFAGDLVEYQSTPYAGDCYFREWPRTLDRLGEFNAEQMVPGRGPALKNATEVRQALAGTRAFLTDLYASVQQGAAAGKDLKTIYRETYDFMKPRYADWVIFDHCMPFDVSRAYDEVNGHEDPRIWTAERDLEMWKQLEGQ